A window of the Garra rufa chromosome 10, GarRuf1.0, whole genome shotgun sequence genome harbors these coding sequences:
- the sft2d3 gene encoding vesicle transport protein SFT2C, with amino-acid sequence MAELNRQLQEYLAQSKSGAKTISQSSSSTAIDIDEPTSVPGSWFGKWSSPFSGSSSRGVSSGQGSSSGFSWPWSSEPDPCLPGMSRSQRLIAFGTCIFFSALCFGLSALYAPLLLLKARKFALLWSLGSVFALLGAAILRGPSKLIATPTPGAAVYLCSLVGTLYAALSLHSTVLTALGACLQIAAIVGYIVALLPGGSAGMRFVGGMAASVIKRTVSGKTMPI; translated from the coding sequence ATGGCTGAATTAAACCGACAGCTCCAGGAATATTTGGCTCAGTCTAAAAGCGGTGCGAAAACGATATCACAGTCCAGTTCCAGCACTGCAATAGACATCGATGAACCCACTTCGGTGCCAGGGAGCTGGTTCGGCAAGTGGTCGAGTCCGTTCTCCGGATCCAGCAGCCGTGGAGTGTCATCAGGCCAAGGATCGAGCAGCGGCTTCTCGTGGCCGTGGTCATCGGAACCTGACCCTTGTTTACCGGGCATGAGTCGATCCCAGAGACTGATCGCGTTCGGAACGTGCATTTTCTTCTCTGCTTTGTGTTTTGGATTGTCGGCACTTTACGCTCCTTTACTCCTGCTGAAGGCACGTAAGTTTGCTTTGCTGTGGTCGCTTGGCTCCGTGTTCGCGCTCCTCGGGGCGGCGATCCTTCGTGGACCCAGTAAACTCATTGCGACTCCCACACCTGGAGCCGCGGTGTACCTGTGCTCTCTGGTGGGCACTTTGTATGCGGCGCTGAGCCTTCACAGCACTGTGCTTACCGCTCTCGGAGCCTGCCTTCAGATCGCTGCTATTGTGGGTTACATCGTGGCTTTGTTGCCGGGTGGGAGTGCCGGGATGAGGTTTGTGGGTGGCATGGCAGCGTCCGTTATCAAAAGAACTGTGTCCGGTAAGACCATGCCTATATGA